One Kineococcus radiotolerans SRS30216 = ATCC BAA-149 DNA window includes the following coding sequences:
- a CDS encoding M20/M25/M40 family metallo-hydrolase, translating into MSADTTGGTNGTGAAEAEVVDLCRDLLRIDTSNYGDGSGPGERVAAEHVMELLHEVGLQPEYVEGFPKRGNVVVRVPGDERGTAERGALLLHGHLDVVPAQAADWKVDPFSGEIADGCLWGRGAVDMKDMDAMLLAVLRDMARTGARPPRDLVFAFLADEEAAGVQGAEWLVNHRPELFEGVTEAVSEVGGFSVDLDGQRTYLLQTAEKGLAWLRLVAHGRAGHGSQVGTDNAVTRLCAAVTRIGEYTWPLEYTATVRQFLEGVSEITGVPFTETDPSALLAKLGTTARWVGATLQNTSNPTALDAGYKHNVIPGSASALIDTRFLPGRQEQLMSTIRELAGERVDVEVVNQSVALETEFAAPLVDRMQAALLAEDPGAKVLPYCLSGGTDNKSFSHLGIRGYGFAPLRLPAGMDFAGMFHGIDERVPVDALKFGVRVLQRFVATC; encoded by the coding sequence GTGAGCGCGGACACCACGGGCGGGACGAACGGGACGGGCGCGGCCGAGGCGGAGGTCGTGGACCTCTGCCGCGACCTGCTGAGGATCGACACCTCCAACTACGGCGACGGGTCCGGTCCCGGGGAGCGGGTCGCGGCCGAGCACGTCATGGAGCTGCTGCACGAGGTGGGGCTGCAGCCGGAGTACGTGGAGGGCTTCCCCAAGCGCGGCAACGTCGTCGTGCGGGTCCCCGGTGACGAGCGCGGCACGGCCGAGCGCGGGGCGCTGCTGCTGCACGGGCACCTGGACGTGGTCCCGGCGCAGGCCGCGGACTGGAAGGTCGACCCGTTCTCCGGCGAGATCGCCGACGGGTGCCTGTGGGGCCGCGGCGCGGTGGACATGAAGGACATGGACGCGATGCTGCTCGCGGTGCTGCGCGACATGGCGCGCACGGGCGCGCGCCCCCCGCGCGACCTGGTCTTCGCCTTCCTGGCCGACGAGGAGGCCGCCGGCGTCCAGGGCGCGGAGTGGCTGGTCAACCACCGCCCGGAGCTGTTCGAGGGCGTCACCGAGGCCGTCAGCGAGGTCGGGGGCTTCTCCGTCGACCTCGACGGGCAGCGGACCTACCTGCTGCAGACCGCCGAGAAGGGCCTGGCGTGGTTGCGCCTGGTCGCCCACGGGCGGGCCGGGCACGGTTCGCAGGTGGGGACGGACAACGCGGTGACGCGGTTGTGCGCGGCGGTCACGCGGATCGGGGAGTACACCTGGCCGCTGGAGTACACCGCGACGGTGCGGCAGTTCCTGGAGGGGGTCTCGGAGATCACCGGGGTCCCGTTCACCGAGACCGACCCCTCGGCGCTGCTCGCGAAGCTGGGGACGACGGCCCGCTGGGTGGGGGCGACGCTGCAGAACACCTCCAACCCCACCGCGCTGGACGCGGGGTACAAGCACAACGTGATCCCGGGCTCGGCGAGCGCCCTGATCGACACCCGGTTCCTGCCCGGCCGCCAGGAGCAGCTCATGTCCACGATCCGGGAACTGGCCGGGGAGCGGGTGGACGTCGAGGTCGTCAACCAGAGCGTGGCCCTGGAGACGGAGTTCGCCGCGCCCCTGGTGGACCGGATGCAGGCGGCGCTGCTGGCGGAGGACCCGGGCGCGAAGGTGCTGCCGTACTGCCTGTCGGGCGGCACGGACAACAAGTCGTTCTCGCACCTGGGGATCCGCGGCTACGGCTTCGCGCCGCTGCGCCTGCCCGCCGGCATGGACTTCGCGGGGATGTTCCACGGGATCGACGAGCGGGTCCCGGTGGACGCGCTGAAGTTCGGGGTGCGGGTCCTGCAGCGCTTCGTCGCCACCTGCTGA
- the soxR gene encoding redox-sensitive transcriptional activator SoxR yields MLTPVPDDLLSIGAVAARAGLSVPALRYYEERGLIASVRDPGGRRRFPRSVLRRLAVVAAGQRIGLSLAEVADALSRLPSGRAPSASDWAHVGERWQRLLDSRVRELEALRTALTDCIGCGCLSLERCGLFNPGDEAAAEGGGSRWLRGARRAAAGPGGPQDEPTG; encoded by the coding sequence ATGCTCACCCCCGTGCCGGACGACCTGCTCAGCATCGGCGCCGTCGCCGCCCGCGCCGGCCTCTCCGTACCCGCCCTGCGCTACTACGAGGAGCGCGGCCTCATCGCCTCCGTGCGGGACCCCGGCGGTCGGCGCCGGTTCCCCCGCTCGGTGCTGCGCCGGCTGGCGGTGGTCGCGGCCGGTCAGCGCATCGGCCTGTCCCTGGCCGAGGTGGCCGACGCCCTGTCGCGGTTGCCCTCCGGGCGCGCTCCCTCGGCCTCGGACTGGGCGCACGTCGGCGAGCGGTGGCAGCGGCTGCTCGACTCCCGGGTGCGCGAGCTCGAAGCCCTGCGGACGGCGCTGACCGACTGCATCGGCTGCGGCTGCCTCTCCCTGGAACGCTGCGGGCTGTTCAACCCCGGCGACGAGGCGGCGGCGGAGGGCGGGGGTTCCCGCTGGCTGCGCGGCGCCCGCCGCGCGGCCGCCGGACCGGGCGGCCCGCAGGACGAACCGACGGGGTGA
- a CDS encoding sugar phosphate isomerase/epimerase family protein, whose amino-acid sequence MSDDAHTPTSTRVFDGFPDVLTRQNWPITVPMMPHPHVLKDGTTVQEQSAEGWAQTLEVMTDAGYTCIDPTDTWIRIADLSPERLDEFSATVRQAGLQIPAFSTSRRSVMDHEKAEENLAYSHRAIDACAAIGIPVVNFGFMRGFTPAQAKALWFWLEPGYSDDFSADVRQVAVGKIQELAAHAQSVGVQIALEMYEDTYLGTADGMVQFVQDVGYDNVGLNPDFGNILRLHREVEPWEEIAAKTFPYTNYWHLKNYYRDEEPSTGSIRTHPAPLEFGTINYRKAISMAIEAGFRGAFCVEHYGGDSISVGATNREYIRRVLPRATTHRPFSSGAGTN is encoded by the coding sequence GTGAGCGACGACGCGCACACCCCGACGAGCACCCGCGTGTTCGACGGCTTCCCCGACGTGCTGACCCGGCAGAACTGGCCGATCACCGTCCCGATGATGCCGCACCCGCACGTGCTGAAGGACGGCACGACCGTGCAGGAGCAGTCCGCCGAGGGGTGGGCGCAGACGCTGGAGGTCATGACCGACGCGGGCTACACCTGCATCGACCCGACCGACACCTGGATCCGGATCGCGGACCTCTCCCCCGAGCGCCTCGACGAGTTCTCCGCCACGGTGCGCCAGGCCGGACTGCAGATCCCGGCGTTCTCCACCTCGCGCCGCTCGGTGATGGACCACGAGAAGGCCGAGGAGAACCTCGCCTACTCCCACCGCGCCATCGACGCCTGCGCCGCCATCGGCATCCCCGTCGTCAACTTCGGCTTCATGCGCGGCTTCACCCCCGCCCAGGCCAAGGCCCTGTGGTTCTGGCTGGAGCCGGGCTACTCCGACGACTTCAGCGCCGACGTCCGCCAGGTCGCCGTCGGGAAGATCCAGGAGCTCGCCGCGCACGCGCAGAGCGTGGGCGTCCAGATCGCCCTGGAGATGTACGAGGACACCTACCTCGGCACCGCCGACGGCATGGTGCAGTTCGTCCAGGACGTGGGCTACGACAACGTGGGCCTCAACCCCGACTTCGGCAACATCCTGCGCCTGCACCGCGAGGTCGAGCCGTGGGAGGAGATCGCCGCCAAGACGTTCCCCTACACGAACTACTGGCACCTCAAGAACTACTACCGCGACGAGGAACCCTCCACCGGTTCCATCCGCACCCACCCGGCTCCCCTGGAGTTCGGCACCATCAACTACCGCAAGGCCATCTCGATGGCCATCGAGGCCGGCTTCCGCGGCGCCTTCTGCGTGGAGCACTACGGCGGCGACAGCATCAGCGTCGGCGCCACCAACCGCGAGTACATCCGTCGCGTCCTGCCCAGGGCCACGACCCACCGGCCGTTCAGCAGCGGCGCCGGGACCAACTGA
- a CDS encoding GAF domain-containing protein, with the protein MPFRAVRRAQEEAAATTAESRANIAAIGAVITALGAATTSTQAVEIALDEVRARFGWAYASYWKLDPAAGVLRFQQESGDAGEEFRRVTLAASFAEGVGLSGRAWRTRDLVFVPDLAEVADCVRAPAAQRVGVKSGICFPLLADGRVVGTMDFFTTETLDPSPERLDTLRAIGALVSQARERIAATERTTASVQDAEALAVVLQEVSTAATRTEALGRALDAIRTGFGWAYASYWKLDPAAGVLRFQQESGDAGEEFRRVTLAASFAEGVGLSGRAWRTRDLVFVPDLAEVADCVRAPAAQRVGVKSGICFPVLVSGQVVGTMDFFATTTLVLSDSREHALRNTALLLGQALERFGSADKLASAGQELVASIGEVERNVVSATSVVARGQELTQEANRRVSELGESSSRISAVVKTIQAIAAQTNLLALNATIEAARAGETGRGFAVVADEVKELAMETATATKDVDERVRAIQEQVEHVVGALGQISEVVEEIDRTQAVISGVLTEQTAVTRAILG; encoded by the coding sequence ATGCCGTTCCGCGCCGTCCGCCGCGCGCAGGAGGAGGCTGCCGCGACCACCGCGGAGTCCCGCGCCAACATCGCCGCCATCGGCGCGGTCATCACCGCCCTCGGCGCCGCCACGACCTCCACCCAGGCCGTCGAGATCGCCCTGGACGAGGTGCGCGCGCGCTTCGGCTGGGCCTACGCCTCGTACTGGAAGCTGGACCCCGCCGCCGGGGTCCTGCGTTTCCAGCAGGAGTCCGGCGACGCGGGCGAGGAGTTCCGCCGCGTCACCCTGGCCGCCTCCTTCGCCGAGGGCGTCGGCCTCTCGGGGCGGGCCTGGCGCACCCGCGACCTGGTCTTCGTCCCCGACCTGGCCGAGGTGGCCGACTGCGTGCGCGCCCCCGCCGCCCAGCGCGTCGGGGTCAAGTCCGGCATCTGCTTCCCGCTCCTCGCGGACGGGCGCGTGGTCGGCACGATGGACTTCTTCACCACCGAGACCCTCGACCCCTCGCCGGAACGCCTGGACACCCTGCGCGCCATCGGCGCGCTGGTCTCCCAGGCCCGCGAGCGGATCGCCGCGACCGAACGCACCACCGCCTCCGTCCAGGACGCCGAGGCCCTGGCCGTCGTCCTGCAGGAGGTCTCCACCGCCGCCACCCGCACCGAGGCGCTGGGGCGCGCCCTGGACGCCATCCGCACCGGCTTCGGCTGGGCGTACGCCTCGTACTGGAAGCTGGACCCCGCCGCCGGGGTCCTGCGCTTCCAGCAGGAGTCCGGCGACGCGGGCGAGGAGTTCCGCCGCGTCACCCTGGCCGCCTCCTTCGCCGAGGGCGTCGGCCTCTCGGGGCGGGCCTGGCGCACCCGCGACCTGGTCTTCGTCCCCGACCTGGCCGAGGTGGCCGACTGCGTGCGCGCCCCCGCCGCCCAGCGCGTCGGGGTGAAGTCCGGCATCTGCTTCCCCGTCCTGGTCTCCGGCCAGGTCGTGGGGACCATGGACTTCTTCGCCACCACCACCCTGGTCCTGTCCGACTCGCGGGAGCACGCGCTGCGCAACACCGCCCTGCTCCTGGGCCAGGCCCTGGAACGCTTCGGCTCGGCCGACAAGCTGGCCAGCGCCGGGCAGGAACTGGTCGCCTCCATCGGCGAGGTCGAGCGCAACGTCGTCTCCGCCACCTCGGTGGTGGCCCGCGGTCAGGAACTGACCCAGGAGGCCAACCGGCGCGTGAGCGAGCTCGGGGAGTCCTCCAGCCGGATCAGCGCGGTGGTCAAGACGATCCAGGCCATCGCCGCGCAGACCAACCTGCTCGCGCTGAACGCCACCATCGAGGCCGCCCGGGCCGGCGAGACCGGCCGCGGCTTCGCGGTGGTGGCCGACGAGGTCAAGGAACTGGCGATGGAGACGGCCACCGCGACCAAGGACGTCGACGAGCGGGTCCGGGCCATCCAGGAGCAGGTGGAGCACGTCGTCGGCGCGCTGGGGCAGATCAGCGAGGTCGTGGAGGAGATCGACCGCACCCAGGCCGTGATCAGCGGCGTGCTGACCGAGCAGACGGCCGTCACCCGCGCCATCCTGGGCTGA
- a CDS encoding ribose-5-phosphate isomerase, with product MTDLQWRVVLAADEAGVSYKDAIKADLLKDPRVKEVLDVGVNGDDDKTAYPHVAVAAARKIAAGEADRGILVCGTGMGVAIAANKVPGIRASVAHDSFSVERLVLSNDGQVLTLGERVIGKELARRLAKEFLGYVFDPTSASAAKVEAITGYETVANTDADVAASSC from the coding sequence ATGACTGATCTGCAGTGGCGCGTGGTGCTGGCCGCCGACGAGGCGGGTGTCTCCTACAAGGACGCCATCAAGGCGGACCTGCTGAAGGACCCCCGCGTGAAGGAGGTCCTCGACGTCGGTGTGAACGGTGACGACGACAAGACCGCCTACCCCCACGTGGCCGTCGCCGCCGCCCGCAAGATCGCCGCCGGTGAGGCCGACCGCGGCATCCTCGTCTGCGGCACCGGCATGGGCGTGGCGATCGCGGCGAACAAGGTCCCCGGCATCCGCGCCTCGGTGGCCCACGACTCCTTCTCCGTGGAGCGCCTGGTGCTCTCCAACGACGGTCAGGTCCTGACCCTGGGCGAGCGGGTCATCGGCAAGGAGCTGGCCCGTCGCCTGGCCAAGGAGTTCCTCGGCTACGTCTTCGACCCCACCTCCGCCTCCGCGGCCAAGGTCGAGGCCATCACCGGTTACGAGACCGTGGCCAACACCGACGCCGACGTGGCCGCCTCCTCCTGCTGA
- a CDS encoding dihydroxyacetone kinase family protein, whose translation MTKIFGDPSEFVDDSVAGFVDLYSRFVQPVPHGVIRSTATPEGKVAVIAGGGSGHYPAFAGYVGPGLADAAVCGNVFASPSTRWVYDVAKAANRGGGVVLGFGNYAGDILNFGLAAERLRAEGIPAELLVVTDDVASEGQGANGQRRGIAGDVVAFKIAGAAAEAGYGFDDVVRVARHANDVTRSMGIAFAGCTLPGESEPLFTVTPGNMAIGLGIHGEPGISEEPIGTPQEIADLLVDKVLGGKPEGTPDGGKVAVLVNGLGSTKYEELFLLYGPIAKRLREAGYEVVAPQVGELVTSLDMAGCSLTVTWLDEELETLWTAPAQCPALSVGPTIETTPAPTYVVPEDEVADYTGTPAEAQEAGQKIAGLIEAVRDVLKDAEAELGRIDAIAGDGDHGTGMVNGSVAAAQAARTAADAGAGAAATLSAAGGAWADRAGGTSGVIWGVLLHAFADKLGDEGKPSAQQVAEGATASVEAVMRLAGARVGNKTMLDSQVPFAQTLAERVGAGDDLKTAFTTAAQAATAAAEATKDLRPQIGRARPLAERSLGHPDAGAVSLALVTRTIADKL comes from the coding sequence ATGACCAAGATCTTCGGTGACCCCTCCGAGTTCGTCGACGATTCCGTCGCCGGGTTCGTGGACCTGTACTCCCGCTTCGTGCAGCCCGTCCCGCACGGGGTGATCCGCTCCACCGCCACCCCCGAGGGCAAGGTGGCCGTCATCGCCGGCGGCGGCTCGGGGCACTACCCCGCCTTCGCCGGCTACGTCGGGCCGGGCCTGGCCGACGCCGCGGTGTGCGGCAACGTCTTCGCCTCCCCCTCCACCCGCTGGGTCTACGACGTCGCCAAGGCCGCCAACCGCGGCGGCGGGGTCGTCCTGGGCTTTGGCAACTACGCCGGGGACATCCTGAACTTCGGCCTGGCCGCCGAGCGCCTGCGCGCCGAGGGCATCCCCGCCGAGCTGCTCGTCGTCACCGACGACGTCGCCAGCGAGGGCCAGGGCGCCAACGGCCAGCGGCGCGGGATCGCCGGCGACGTCGTGGCGTTCAAGATCGCCGGTGCGGCCGCCGAGGCCGGTTACGGCTTCGACGACGTGGTGCGCGTGGCCCGCCACGCCAACGACGTCACCCGCTCCATGGGCATCGCCTTCGCCGGCTGCACCCTGCCCGGGGAGAGCGAGCCGCTGTTCACCGTCACCCCCGGCAACATGGCCATCGGCCTGGGCATCCACGGCGAGCCGGGCATCTCCGAGGAACCCATCGGGACCCCGCAGGAGATCGCGGACCTGCTCGTCGACAAGGTCCTGGGCGGCAAGCCCGAGGGCACCCCGGACGGGGGGAAGGTCGCCGTCCTCGTCAACGGGCTCGGCTCGACGAAGTACGAGGAGCTGTTCCTCCTCTACGGCCCCATCGCCAAGCGCCTGCGCGAGGCCGGCTACGAGGTCGTCGCCCCCCAGGTCGGCGAACTCGTCACCTCCCTGGACATGGCCGGTTGCTCGCTGACGGTGACGTGGCTGGACGAGGAGCTGGAGACCCTCTGGACCGCTCCCGCCCAGTGCCCGGCGCTGTCGGTGGGTCCCACCATCGAGACCACCCCCGCCCCGACCTACGTGGTGCCCGAGGACGAGGTCGCCGACTACACCGGCACCCCCGCCGAGGCGCAGGAGGCCGGGCAGAAGATCGCCGGGCTGATCGAGGCCGTGCGCGACGTGCTCAAGGACGCCGAAGCGGAACTGGGGCGCATCGACGCCATCGCCGGTGACGGCGACCACGGCACGGGCATGGTCAACGGCTCCGTCGCCGCGGCGCAGGCCGCGCGCACCGCCGCCGACGCCGGAGCCGGGGCGGCGGCGACGCTCTCCGCCGCCGGCGGCGCCTGGGCGGACCGCGCCGGTGGGACCTCCGGGGTCATCTGGGGGGTGCTGCTGCACGCCTTCGCCGACAAGCTGGGCGACGAGGGCAAGCCCAGCGCGCAGCAGGTCGCCGAGGGCGCCACCGCCTCCGTCGAGGCCGTCATGCGCCTGGCCGGGGCGCGGGTGGGCAACAAGACGATGCTGGACTCCCAGGTCCCCTTCGCCCAGACCCTCGCCGAGCGCGTGGGGGCCGGGGACGACCTGAAGACCGCGTTCACCACCGCCGCCCAGGCCGCCACCGCCGCGGCGGAGGCCACCAAGGACCTGCGCCCGCAGATCGGGCGCGCCCGCCCGCTGGCGGAGCGTTCCCTGGGCCACCCCGACGCCGGGGCGGTCTCCCTCGCCCTGGTCACCCGCACCATCGCCGACAAGCTCTGA
- a CDS encoding 3-hydroxyacyl-CoA dehydrogenase family protein — protein sequence MPTAPRTDKITRVAQIGTGYMGGGIAQSLALAGNDVWLADADKESTQRNYERLLKESELFEGQGLFPAGSTEILKEKFHPADSIEEAVADVHFVEEAVFEDPQVKKDVLSRVEKAVTPGTIIGTNTSTIPVKVLAEAFEDASLFLTVHFSNPAPFIPGVELVTGVATNPAVLPLIDDLLVRAGRRGAQVQDVPGFVLNRLQYVLLKEAMTIVEEGVATPSDVDTIVSTTFGFRLPFFGPFAIADMAGLDVYAKGFKVLEGHFGERLSAPANLTALVEAGKFGTKTGSGFLELEPEKLAALIDYRNKAYQKMGELLAELGPSPLAE from the coding sequence GTGCCCACCGCACCCCGCACCGACAAGATCACCCGGGTCGCCCAGATCGGCACCGGCTACATGGGCGGCGGCATCGCCCAGTCCCTCGCGCTGGCCGGCAACGACGTCTGGCTCGCCGACGCCGACAAGGAGTCCACCCAGCGCAACTACGAGCGTCTCCTCAAGGAGTCGGAGCTGTTCGAGGGGCAGGGCCTCTTCCCCGCCGGCAGCACCGAGATCCTCAAGGAGAAGTTCCACCCCGCCGACTCCATCGAGGAGGCCGTCGCCGACGTCCACTTCGTCGAGGAAGCCGTCTTCGAGGACCCCCAGGTCAAGAAGGACGTCCTCTCCCGCGTCGAGAAGGCCGTCACCCCGGGCACCATCATCGGCACCAACACCTCCACCATCCCGGTGAAGGTCCTCGCCGAGGCCTTCGAAGACGCGTCGCTGTTCCTCACCGTGCACTTCTCCAACCCGGCGCCCTTCATCCCCGGCGTCGAGCTGGTCACCGGCGTGGCGACGAACCCGGCCGTGCTGCCGCTCATCGACGACCTCCTGGTCCGCGCCGGCCGTCGCGGCGCCCAGGTGCAGGACGTCCCCGGCTTCGTCCTCAACCGCCTCCAGTACGTCCTGCTCAAGGAGGCCATGACGATCGTCGAGGAGGGTGTCGCCACCCCCAGCGACGTCGACACCATTGTCTCCACCACCTTCGGCTTCCGGCTGCCCTTCTTCGGGCCGTTCGCGATCGCCGACATGGCCGGTCTCGACGTCTACGCCAAGGGCTTCAAGGTCCTCGAGGGCCACTTCGGGGAGCGCCTGTCCGCGCCCGCCAACCTCACCGCCCTGGTCGAGGCCGGCAAGTTCGGCACCAAGACCGGTTCCGGCTTCCTCGAGCTCGAGCCCGAGAAGCTGGCCGCGCTCATCGACTACCGCAACAAGGCCTACCAGAAGATGGGTGAGCTCCTCGCCGAGCTCGGCCCGTCGCCGCTGGCGGAGTGA
- a CDS encoding GNAT family N-acetyltransferase, whose translation MELPRVTLRLWRPSEAPRLFDLLSRPEVTRWFGENSRAPLTEVDQALQRIEDWALGGEPPLGARAVVTPDRAEPVGTVLLFPAPHALHGEIEVGWYLHPDAVGHGYAAAATRWAIADALAAGHDEVWALTHPDNHRSRATAVRAGMVDLGDVEGLWHDGPSRLFVAGRTAPPRPARSAGGAGRDG comes from the coding sequence GTGGAACTCCCCCGGGTCACCCTCCGGCTCTGGCGCCCCAGCGAAGCCCCCCGGTTGTTCGACCTGCTCAGCCGCCCCGAGGTGACCCGCTGGTTCGGGGAGAACAGCCGCGCCCCCCTCACCGAGGTCGACCAGGCCCTGCAGCGCATCGAGGACTGGGCCCTGGGCGGCGAACCGCCCCTGGGCGCCCGCGCCGTCGTCACCCCCGACCGGGCCGAGCCCGTCGGCACCGTGCTCCTGTTCCCCGCCCCCCACGCCCTGCACGGGGAGATCGAGGTCGGCTGGTACCTGCACCCCGACGCCGTCGGCCACGGCTACGCCGCCGCGGCCACCCGCTGGGCCATCGCCGACGCCCTCGCCGCCGGCCACGACGAGGTGTGGGCCCTCACCCACCCCGACAACCACCGCAGCCGGGCCACCGCCGTCCGCGCCGGCATGGTCGACCTCGGTGACGTCGAGGGGCTGTGGCACGACGGCCCCTCGCGGCTGTTCGTGGCCGGGCGCACCGCCCCGCCGCGGCCCGCGCGGTCCGCCGGGGGTGCCGGCCGAGACGGGTGA
- a CDS encoding triose-phosphate isomerase family protein: MTTRPRPLVGVSLKMYFSLARTRSYLADVATLGPDVAGSGVDAFVIPDFLNITTGIDLLRGTGIAVGAQDASWEDFGALTGEVSPAALREAGARFVEIGHAERRRMFAEDDIVTARKAAAAARNGLVPLICIGENVRIDVADAARTTISQVLAALEDVPSEAEVVIGYEPNWAIGQTEPAPPEHVVGVTTRLRDALAHRRGLTRILYGGSAGPGMFTDVAEGVDGLFLGRFAHDVANFRSVIQEIADHPLNAHGSTAEPATDRA; encoded by the coding sequence ATGACGACCCGTCCCCGCCCGCTCGTCGGGGTCAGCCTGAAGATGTACTTCTCGCTGGCCCGCACGCGCAGCTACCTCGCCGACGTCGCGACCCTCGGGCCCGACGTCGCGGGTAGCGGCGTGGACGCGTTCGTCATCCCCGACTTCCTCAACATCACCACCGGGATCGACCTGCTGCGCGGGACCGGCATCGCCGTCGGCGCCCAGGACGCCTCCTGGGAGGACTTCGGGGCGCTGACGGGCGAGGTGTCGCCGGCCGCGCTGCGCGAGGCCGGCGCCAGGTTCGTCGAGATCGGACACGCCGAGCGCCGCCGGATGTTCGCCGAGGACGACATCGTCACCGCCCGCAAGGCGGCGGCCGCCGCCCGCAACGGTCTCGTGCCGCTGATCTGCATCGGCGAGAACGTCCGCATCGACGTGGCCGACGCGGCCCGCACCACCATCAGCCAGGTGCTGGCCGCGCTGGAGGACGTCCCCTCCGAGGCCGAGGTCGTCATCGGCTACGAACCCAACTGGGCCATCGGGCAGACCGAACCGGCCCCGCCGGAGCACGTCGTCGGGGTGACCACCCGCCTGCGCGACGCCCTCGCCCACCGTCGCGGCCTCACCCGCATCCTCTACGGCGGCAGCGCCGGCCCCGGCATGTTCACCGACGTCGCCGAGGGCGTGGACGGCCTGTTCCTGGGTCGCTTCGCCCACGACGTCGCCAACTTCCGGTCCGTGATCCAGGAGATCGCGGACCACCCGCTCAACGCCCACGGCTCCACCGCCGAGCCCGCGACCGACCGCGCCTGA
- a CDS encoding GntR family transcriptional regulator: protein MDSSPATTTTRAGEGDWSVSAPRGLSDTVHDAILELLMNRGLEPGSALRTQTLAVRLGVSATPVREALARLEGSGLVVRSARRGYRAAPLLSPEELAQLVDVRLLVEPGNAERACARSDDAFVARLWSAVEDQRTAPTGPGYAGFKHYLEADWSFHELVAQGTGNPFIVRTLDSFRGFVQRLHQVEERVSDADESVSEHEAIVRAFEQRDPAAAATAMRAHLRGVLDRAVG from the coding sequence ATGGACAGCTCCCCGGCCACCACCACCACTCGCGCGGGCGAGGGCGACTGGTCGGTGAGCGCGCCGCGCGGGCTGAGCGACACCGTGCACGACGCCATCCTCGAACTGCTCATGAACCGCGGCCTGGAACCGGGCTCGGCCCTGCGCACCCAGACCCTCGCCGTGCGCCTCGGCGTCAGCGCCACCCCGGTGCGGGAGGCCCTGGCCCGCCTGGAGGGCTCCGGCCTGGTCGTGCGCAGCGCCCGGCGGGGGTACCGCGCCGCTCCGCTGCTCTCCCCCGAGGAGCTGGCCCAGCTCGTCGACGTGCGGCTGCTGGTGGAGCCGGGCAACGCGGAACGGGCCTGCGCCCGCAGCGACGACGCCTTCGTGGCCCGGCTGTGGAGCGCGGTCGAGGACCAGCGCACCGCCCCCACCGGACCGGGCTACGCCGGCTTCAAGCACTACCTCGAGGCGGACTGGTCCTTCCACGAGCTCGTCGCCCAGGGGACGGGCAACCCCTTCATCGTCCGCACCCTGGACTCCTTCCGCGGCTTCGTGCAGCGCCTGCACCAGGTCGAGGAGCGCGTCAGCGACGCCGACGAGAGCGTCTCCGAGCACGAGGCGATCGTGCGCGCCTTCGAGCAGCGCGACCCCGCCGCGGCCGCGACGGCCATGCGCGCGCACCTGAGGGGTGTCCTGGACCGGGCGGTCGGGTGA